CGCTTTTCCTTGGTACCAATTTGTCTTTTCAAGTAACTTTGAATTTTTATGCATCATAATGACAGGGAGTCATGATTATGGCAGCGTCCCAGTTTCCAGAGGATCTACAAAAGCTGTTCTTCAGGTCAGGATTTGGGCGGCTATGTGAGAAAATCACTTTTAGCAGAGCTGCATGCACTGTGATACTATGTGATCGAATTAGATGTTGGTACAGCCAAGCATCTGGTGCATGCATGTTAAATGAAATAAGAGAAGCTTGTTAAGGTAACTCAAGAGACAAACCAAGAGATAACTACTGAAATTTTAGcatttgaaatgaataaagaccacaaaaagaaaaccagTGATACAGCAAATGAGAGATTGTGTGGATGAGTTACCAAatataaatgatgaaaataaatcaacCTAAGGTCATAATTACAGAAGAAGCCAGATTTTCCCCCTAGATTGATTCTCATGCATTGTGGTAATAcataaatcatcacattttgAGGTGATTTTGGAATAAAAAGGGAAACTAACTAGGGgtaaaatcaaattaaagagTGACCCACAATCCCCAAATAGTCACACAGCCAGCCCAAATGACCCCAGAAGAACAGAGAGAGCACAGCATACCCGACGAGGAGTCGGAGGATTTTAGAGCAAAAGACCAACCATCAGGGGTCATTGACGCACAGTGAGGTAAGCGTAGCTCCACAGGCTTCAAAAACTTGAGGCCATGAGGTCCACACATCACCAGAGGGCTGAGCAGAGTCTCtcctgtaaacacaaacacagaacaatgTTATAAGTCAATTATATTAGCTATTCATTTATTCAGATTAttaaagtataaacacacacaagcaggtcTTGTTAAAATGCAATTTCTCTACAGTTCTTGTAGGCTTGGGGTTTGATTCCTTGTGCAGGCATCTATGCTAGAAAAGTAGTCAATATGGTTGGGTGTTAGGGGATCACTGGTGATCCAGCTGTTATAAAACGTAACAAGAGGAATGGAAAGTGACTATATAGTGCAGTGTCAGTTGTCGCATTTGGAGTTAATAATTCTGTGTAGACTGATCACAAGCAACTGCTTTTATACTGTTATCTGATACATTGCTACTGTAGAATATCTGCACAATCCTACTTTAGATCCAGCATATATCTTACAATgccaacaaaacagaaagacatttttactaGCCAAataaaatatccaaaaaaaTTCAGATATGTATAAAGAGAACTTGGTGGTGTCTTCATGCCTCCATCTTTGATAAGTTACCTTTCTCCTTATCGAGTGGTGGCAGGATGCTGTTGTCTCGGCAGACCTTGAAGTAGATCTCCTGCTCCACACCATCGGGGATGGCACCCTGTGGGATAATTATACTGACGCCGGTCTCAATGGAGCTCAGGACACCACCGTTACTGTTGAAGATACCTCGAGCTGTTGCAACAACTGTGTGGCCCTCATCTTCCTCGTCATCATCCTCCAGGGCAGTGGGGCTGGAGACAGATAACCTTACTGTCACTCTCATTGAACAGAATACCTTTGATTTAATCTCTAGAGAGACTGAGTCCCCTACCTCACAGGGATGGCCTTGGGCACGGCGTTGATGTTGTTGTGCTGGTATTTGGTGTGGTGCTCCACAGTGCGTGTGAAAGTGTCCAGGCCACTGTCATGGTCGGTATTCTGGGGCTGCGGAGGTATCTGAGGCTTGACTGGGCTGGAGGTCCGACCCTGTTCCAAACACACAGGGGGGTCAAGAATTGTACGCAGTAattcacatatacacagacaatTAGCCAATCACATAGACTTATTCACAAGGCAATATGCTGCTCTTACATGAATGAATCAGAAGCTCAGGTTGTGATATTGATCAGTACATTACTGAACCTGAACTTTTTCCCAGCAACAGCTTACTGAATAgaataatttacatttcaaattggacttctttcattttctggcTCATTAATTATTTACCTTAATTATGTCATCTATTTGTTTGAACACTGTCCAACTGTTTGCATTGTATACTGTGTTAAAACGATCATTGGCCACAGGGTGCCTACCTTTGGCGCAATCTCAGACTTGTCATTGGGCAGAAGGTTGTGGTTGAATTTTGGACTATCGAACATGCGTGCAAAAGGCCTCGCAGAGGTGGTGTAGGGCTTGGGCACATAGCGGTTGTAGTTGGTTGCTGGTGGAGCACCAGTGCTAGTTTTTGGAGGCTGTTCACTAGTGCCATTGACTGGAGACTTCTCAGGGAAACTCTTATGAGGCAGGAAGTTGGACTGAACAGTGTCCTCTCGGGCAGGAGGCTTGGCTGTGGAAGAGCAATGAGTATCAGCAAAAGAGGTCTATACCATGGGTCTCTGAGttgttgtgttcatgtgtgtattaagtataatatacacacacacacacacacacacacacacacacacgattcaTATATACACTGTCCAAAATTATAAACGCAACACTTGTTTTTgcccccatttttcatgagctgaactcaaagatCTTTTTCTATGTACAACAAAGTCTctcaaatattgttcacaaatctgTCTAAATCTGTTAGTGAGCACTTCTCCTTTGCCGAGATAATCCATCCACCTCACAGGTGTAGCATatcaagatgctgattagacaGCATGATTATTGCTCAGGTGTGCCTTAGGCTTATTGCTGGCCACAATAAAAGGCCATtctaaaatgtgcagttttatcacACAGCACAGTGATGTCCATATGATGTCACAAGTTTTGAGGGAGCGCACAACTGGCATGCTGACTGCACGAATGTCCACCAGAGCTGTTGCCCGTGAATTGAATGTGTCTACCATAAGCCATCTCCAAAGGTGTTTCAGAGAATTTGGCAGTGAAATATGTCATATACACATATGTTTAAGTTCCTgaatacaattttttttcctttgagagaaaaaaatgtaacctTCAGTGGAGGGTTTGGGCAGTGTAGCTGGTGGTAGAGATGGTGTCACTTGGGGAACTGGTTCATATTTTTTCTCTGCTGGGCTTGGTTTCTCCACTGACTCCATCCTGtatcacaatacaaaaaaaaaaaaaaaaaaaaaaaaaaaaacaccattttgAGTTTCGCAGTAGAAATGACAAGGACACAAATATAGAAAAgcccaaaatgaaaaatgaaaacttatATTCCGTGTGCTTGGAATTGTGGATGGATGTGGGCATCACCTGGGGTAGTTGTGGGTTGTTTGTGCTTGAGGCTGGGGTTTGTTGGGGCCAGCTTGAAGCCTGTCAAAGTAAGACAACTGTTTCCTGTAGTAGTCCTCATCCTCATCTGGGTCGTAATGGTTGGAGCGCACAATATCATCAGCGGCCTTCGACTGTGGCTTCTGAGGCTCTGGGGCTCTGAGTTGAtttgacaaaacagaaaaaaggtaaaataCAAGGTGACAATGAGGATGTTTCATCAAGCTGGTCAATATTAAAGTATCTAattacacagtgtttttttgCAGTATTACCCCAAAGAACCATGGTGAGAATAACACTACGCTTACCTATAGGTCTTCTCTTGATCCAGGTTGCTCAGAGAATTTGCTTTGGGTATTACTCCACCTGCTTTCAAAGGTAAATCAGCTGCCTAAATGAGCAAAAGCAAAATCTCAGTAAGAAATCTGTGGTTTAACTACACTAGTAACTACTAAAACTGCATGTGTACAGTATAAATATCTACAAAGCTAAAACATTTACCCTGTTCCCAGTTGAATCATTTATGTCTCTGGCTCTGTCCATGGACACAGAGCGTTTGTTCTCAAACATCTTGACCCTCGTCAGGACTGACTGTGGCTTCATGGCAGGGTCATCGTCCTGTTGCTCGTCCCTGGAAGGTGCAGGTTTTGGTGCATCAGCAGGGGAAGGTGATGGGGCCTCTGCTTTGGGAGGAGGTGTGGGGTTGGTTTCAGAGTTCACAGGAATAGGGTCATACTGCTGAGGTTTGTAGCCTTTTTGTTGCGTTGCTGGTCCTAGGTTATAGGAAGGCCGCTGGGCAGCGGGGTCTGGGGAGCGGGAAGCTGTGGGGTATGTGCTCAGGTGAGAATCCTGGTCATAGTGCACCTCAGGCCCTGGAACATGAGGTGGAAAATCATCATAACGGACAGCCGCCGGGCCTGTCGGTTTACCATAGCGAGGCCGTCCATCAAATGCCTGCTGAGGTGGGGGTTCGTCATAGCGGACAGGAGGGGTATACTGGGAGTCAGGGCCTTCACCATATGGCAAACGAGAATTGTAGCCCTGGGAATTGGCAGTAGGCAGAGGCTGGCTGTAAGGGTTCCACTGTTGCTGGTCATAGTGAGGCACGCTGTTGTCGTAGGGTGGGATAGAGTCAAAGTTACGATACTTTGGTTCTGGGTAACCACCTCCACTGCTGCTGACATCATACCGACTGGGTGGGTGGTCGTAATCTCTGTATGGCTGTTGGTCAGGGTGATATCCCTGCTGAGGGTTGTAAGTCACAGGCTTCATGCTGTGACTGACTCTCCCTGTGTTGTCAGAGCCATAGGGATCCTTCTGAAACATCtgccaaacaaataaaaaaccaAGCATAAGTCAAAACAATGCACAGGATTCAATGGCATATAGAAATATATGCAATAAAATCAGTTAAAGGATGAGGAGAATATTAAAACAAGTCAGTTGAATTGCAAATGAATTGcagaagaggaaatgagaaggGAAAGACCTGAAATAGAGAAACTGAGAGGGAGGGGTTACTGGTCAGATATTACAGTGTTTTAGATCAGAAAAGAAATCGCAACATAGCATTGCACCTTAAAAACACCACAGAACCATCGCAGCTtcaaattaaacagtgaaattaaatttgttaaaaatacatcaaaacagCAGGATCCATTTTTCTTGTCTTGACAAAATGTGAAAGTGAACaggtaaattatttatttacaaaaatctaaaaaatgtgacaaaaaaaatttGCGGTTTTGTGACGAGACACATATGCACTGCTGCATTCACAAGAGGAAATGTTACCCACTGTCTTGATGCAATCATAGAGGCAACATTCATAATATTAAACATTACAAGCACAGACACATTGTACAAAAAACATATTGAAAATCCTGATATTTAAGAAGTAACCATTAATTATCCATCCAGCTGAAAATATTTCTTGTTTAGCTTTGTTACTCAGCCGTGgtcacatttcaaacaaaatggtTGGAAAATGAATGGCTACTTTTACAAGGAATCCACTGAATCTGTACtgataaatacaacacaaatagATGTACTTCTAGTATTTAACAGAATGAGGCAAACATGTTGCAGCCATGCAAAGAGGATAACCAACAGTGAGAGCTGCAGGGTTTCCACTGCTCTTCTCAGTGTAGGCACAATAGGCGCAGTCTTCACCTCCAAGCCCACTGTTGTTTACCAGCATTTGTTCACACTCGTGCACACGTGCACATACATACTCTCTCTGACGCTCACACTAACAttcccccaccacacacacacacacccacccacacatttctgtctcttctggGCAGCACTGGGGTCAGCAGACATGCAGTgtggaagcagagagagagaaagagagagagagagatagagagacagtAGCGTGGCAGTAGGAGGTAGGTAgagaggaagcagcagcagcacaggaggCCAGACCAGGCTGAGCTGAGCTGGGCCGGGTCACGGAGCGTCCAGAGACGGTCGGATGGATACCTTTGGTTCGGAACTGGCCAGTCCCGACTGTAGAGGTTCTGGTGTGATGCTCTGAGGGGCTAGCTCAGGGGTCGGCCTCCTAAGTGAGCCAACCTCTGGACTGGGGCTTGGCTGGCTGTGGGGAGCTGCAGGAGCCTCGTCAGGGCTCAGACCCCCTACAGTTTTTACAGTAACGTCGACAGCAGGGGGCACTGTGTCAGCCAGGGgctcaggctgcagagggaTGCTAGGGATGGCAGCGGCCTCTGCTTTCTGTGAAGTGGTTCAGAAATGTTTAATAACATGCGCTGAGACACTACAGCGCTGTACTAAAAAGTTCTACTACCTTCAGAGCCCCTCTACAACAACCTGCACTTCACTTGTACTTACACTGACAAATAGCCAATCACTACTTCCACATTTAACAGTAGCTGTAGCAACGGATTGCATGTGAGTGCTAGGAATTAGCAGCAGGACAACTTTTGATTATTATAGGATactaatttgattttaattctACCATTGCAACACAGTCATTTAATTGTTCCCCTTTTTATGTTCACATCATGGGATGAAATGTTTAGATTTGGGTATCACAACAGCCAATTAGTTATGAATACTTACATGTCACAGTTACACTAGATTAACACTGATATTTCCAGCATGCATGTAATACTTTCTGGCATCACATTGTCATTGTATCATTGACAAAAGTAGGATGTGCACATAGGTGAGTACTGGTACAGACATTTCTTTTCCCAGCAATGTCAGCAACGTTACACCGATAAGACAGATTGGTAATACAGAGTACAAGAGTAACAGTAAAACTTCAAgttcttctcctttcttctccttttcaaaaaaaaaaaaaaaaaaaaaaaaaaaaaaaaaaaaaaaaaaaaaaaaaccactcaAAAACATCCATCAATAAACGCATAGTGGCAATTGACGTAATAAGtataattaatatataaatatataataacaatgatatattatactatatgtatatatatatatatatatatataatatttatagaTTGTGATAAATATCTGACCACAAAGGTTTTCACTTTGCCACTGATACTGTAAATAGACAGAAtagctgcaaaaacaaagagcCTTCATTAGCGCCTCCCGAAAACCTTTCTAACGCACATCCAGGCCTCCAGACAACACGGAAGATGTGCAGCTCTCAGAAACGCTACCTGCTGTGGCGCTGGTGCCTTGAACCCAGCCGGGTTGATGCGGTTCAGGGTGTCTggctgcactgtgtgtgagtAGCCAGCGTAGCCTGGGGGCTCCTGGATGACAGGCGGATCCTCACGAACAGGCTCAGAGGAGCGGGTGATGGCAGGCTCTGTGGGTAGACCCACATCATCATTCAGTGTTTCGTCCAGCTCCTGGTCGGTGTAGGCTCCACCCTCTGTGTCAGTATCTTCATAGTCGGAGGTGTGACGGCTATCAGTGCTATACATGGAATATTCACTGCCCGGTGCTGACAAGTAGGACAAACGGTCGTCATGGATGTCCAGGTCATCCTCAGCTGCCCCATCAGcctaaaaaagaacaaacaaagtGAGAGAAGATTTCAGAATTTCAGTCTATGTGATTGGTTGGCTGTCTACGTGGGTATGTGTATTACCTTGCCCTCTGAAACCCACACCAactggttctgctgctgctggattaGCTCTTTCAGTGCTCCAAACCAACCATCATTCATGCTGTTCAAGTTAATGGTTGCTGAATACAcaaagagggagggaaaaacagaataaaaacatctcTCCAAACAAATTAGTAGCAACAATAGTAATAATTATTAGGTACAATCAGAGtataattaaatgtttattttagacATGCACTCTAATCCATAAATCCCCTTCCACTCTTACACGACTGTCTGCAAGGGCCCTGTGAGTAACTCTTAAGTTGCTCTTGCAATTAAAATGTTCTATGCTGctcaaatgtgaatgtgaaatgtgaaagtaGCTGCACTGATACTAAAGGGACACATATGACTGAAGTGTTCTTAAGAATAGGTTTGTATGTATGGAGCTAGAACACTGACTTTAAACTTtagcactgaaaaataacacttgcCCCTCAGAGCCCTCCCCTCAATGACAAAATAGtgacaaaaaagtgaaagtttGCCATTTACAAACCCTGATAGTGTCTGAAAATCATGACTGTcccttaaaaaagaaaaaactttggtctttgaagaaaaaaaaaaacaaacaaaaaaaaaaactttttttcagtgttaatACCTTTTTCAATGccgttttttttcccccagttcAAATGCTTCAATCCCAATTTGAGAATTTTGAGACTAATTTTGAAATATAGAAgattttgtgaaaaatgtatgtGCATGGCAACAACTAAATGTGAGCTGGGAGGACATGTAAAATATCCATATCAACAGATACTCCTAAAGCACACTACGTCCATTAACAGGAGGAGTGCATGCTGGAAAACGCAGTCTGTGGGTGCTCTTGTGTGATGGTCAGTGCTGAACAAGCTTTTGTAAGAGGTTTGACAGAACAAGGCCAGTAACTACAAGTGCAGCGTAGTCACAATATTCAACACTTGAGACTCAATCATCAGATGTCTGTGACATGTGACCAACCCCTGTGAAAGCTCTATCACTCACACCCGTTTATTCCTCCCCGCTTATACTGGACTCACTCGTGAAGAGGTGTTGGTTGTTCTTCCTTAATTTGAGGGCTCGGTCATAGAGTTTCCGGGCACTCTTCCTAGACTCAGGGCAGAGGCGGGTCCTCATGCTCTTGACGCCCTGCTTGGTGTCGGGGTTGAGGAACACAACAATTGGATACCACTGAGCATAGTTCAGACGGTCCACTGCATTAGGGGTGATGTCCAGCACTGCATGCTTGTCCttcatacacaaaaaaacaaagacagaaatgtgttgttgatgtgtttattttgcatATGTCAAATATTTACTCTACTGAAGTTTAAGGGTGTATTCATACCTGAGCAGTTGTTCCGAAACAGGGAGTGTTTAACCCCAAAGATGGGTTTGTTTGGGCATATGTGAACACAACAATCGCGCTAGGATGTGGAATAAAACAAGCGGGGCGAGATCGCCACATGAACATAATCGACGTAGCAAATGGGACAACAGACTCATAACTGTGCTTCACACTCCAACAGAGAGAACAGTAATGCACCACGTTGACAACCGtcaaccaaaaacaaaagaagcagaaaTAGAAGAActaaagaaagtttttttttttttcttctttgttttgcttgtttagCGAACACTGGTACATTAAccagataaacacaaacaaacaaactagcCACATATGCTGCTGATGCCCTATGTTTATTTTTCCCAGGTAAAcaacttattattattattgttatcattattattattattattaacaacgTATGGTGCATTACCGCCACCTTCTGAAATGGTCTGAATAGATTCCCGGGTAAACTCCTTCTCCTTCCAAGTAAGAATTCTGACCAAGGAGAGCACAGTTGGTTCGCAcatgatatttgtttttcaacttTAGACCGCTAGGGACTGTTACCCTGTGAACACAAACGACCCAAAAGAAAAACGCAACAATGTATCTTAGCCCCCTGATTTGGAACAAAGCAAATGAGCCACAGGTGTGAATACACCCTAAGCTATTAAAAATAGAGCAAGCACTGTCTGGCCAACACCATTGAATTCTCGACTTTGCTGAGGTTCAGGCATTTGACTGTATTAAAATGTGCAGTACACCAGAGGGCAGCAGTGAGCTGTGCATTCTATTGTGGCCTGCTGCAATCTTTTTATTACCATAACAAATTTGTCGAAGACTATTTATCTCCATCGTTGTAATTTTATATtgaagtgtgtgtatatttattttcactcaCTCGGTCAATGATCTGTTTAATGGTGTGCAGACGAATGATGCCAGAGCTTTTCTGGTCAGTTCCTGCATCTCTGGGTTCACTCTCTAGAGAAGACAAATAGAGTTACTGTATCACATCAACACAAGtgataaacaacaataaacatagGATGTGCCCTAATTAGACATCCCTATTACGTGCAGTTGTCGACTCCCATAAATAGAGCTGTTATATACAGAACAGTAATCTCCATACAGGAGAGGACAAATGTACGTTAATGAAAACAgctacaaaatgaaaacagcagcaaattcaTGCAAAAGACATTAGGTACAGTATGTTGGGTAGGTTTAGGGAAATGAATTTCAGTGTGTAATGAACGTGTACGTGCAACTGCATGTAACCAAATGAAGGTGCAGGAAATGTGTTATGTTAGGAACACTGACATGAAATATGCACATACAAGAGCAGGAGGGTCATTTGGGATTAATAATACAGTGTCATTGTAAGCCTCAGGGATTTAAGCCAAGATGTGTAGAGGGGCTTATGATTCAAACAAAGATAAGCGATGGTTTCCTGCCTAGTAAAACAAGGTTCGAAGGTGAACAGTCATTTCACAAGAATATTCAGTAGTAATGACTTAAACTGGGACCAGACTTCATTTCTAATAGGATCATACTCTACAAACACTGGTCATAGCtctaaaaaaacaataagaagtttatttgaaaaagataaataaagcCATGCATGCAGAGGTTCAAGCATGTGCAGCAGAATATTTTAAACAGTAAGAGTTGTGATTCAGTAATGTCCCTTTTCTGAAATTTGAAAGATCTGTGTCTATCCATTAGATTTTGGCACTTATGGCTTTGTACTTCAAttactgcagacacacaacacaccacTAACAGCTCTGAATAACATCTGACACCCAAGCTGTGGTAAATGTCACAGCTGTAGTGCAAACTCATTCTGAAATGTAGTTTGAACTTTGAGCCAACAATTCATGGATTactataatatattattttggtCCTGCACTTACTTCTCTTCGTTGCCAACTGTTAACTATTAACAGTATATAACAAATTCttattctatatatataaaaaaaaaaaaacaaacaaaaaaaacaaacaaaaaaaaaaaaacttgtaggGCTTGGACCTTTAATGTGCTACCAGGTTTGTACTGTTGTGTAATTTAAGGTAAGATATACAAATTAACATTCCTAGCCAAGCAATTAAACATATAGTTTCTCATTTGCAACTTTTCCATTccactgtaaaaatgtttaatttgttaTGTTTATTAGAGCACAACGCCAATCTTAGTTTCCAATGCGTATTAAGCTGCACAGTTTAACATGCTGCCTTCGTGTTGTCATTTTATATACTGCAACCTGTATTTAGGAGGGGAATACCGCTGAGTGTAACTACAGAAGatatcacactgacacacagctCTATAATGAATTAAAGTG
The Mastacembelus armatus chromosome 3, fMasArm1.2, whole genome shotgun sequence DNA segment above includes these coding regions:
- the tjp1a gene encoding tight junction protein ZO-1 isoform X6, yielding MSSKASNKSAAMEETVIWEQHTVTLQRAPGFGFGIAISGGRDNPHFQSGETSIVISDVLKGGPAEGLLQENDRVVMVNAVSMDNVEHAYAVQQLRKSGKNAKITIRRKRKVQIPVSRAGDRETMSEREEEDSDEEDGYEHHSGRAGQSAYGGASGGTGTGTGRRQDRELASSGRRDRSASREKSASPRSDRRSQASPAPPRPAKVTLVKSRKNEEYGLRLASHIFVKDISPESLAARDGNIQEGDVVLKINGTVTENLSLIDAKKLIERSKGKLKMVVQRDERATLLNIPDLDDSIPSANNSDRDDISEIHSLTSDHSNRSHGRGRSRSPDRPEPSDHLRHSPRQFSNGSHRSRDEERISKSGALSTPVKSSDDGVLSQASDQASSRDDKLLPPLPEPKPVYAQPGQPDVDLPVSPSDAPVPSAAHDDSIFRPSMKLVKFKKGESVGLRLAGGNDVGIFVAGVLEDSPAAKEGLEEGDQVLRVNNVDFANIIREEAVLFLLDLPKGEELVILAQKKKDVYRRIVESDVGDSFYIRTHFEYEKESPYGLSFNKGEVFRVVDTLYNGKLGSWLAIRIGKNHQEVERGIIPNKNRAEQLSSVQYTLPKTPGGDRADFWRFRGLRSSKRNLRKSREDLSAQPVQTKFPAYERVVLREAGFLRPVVIFGPIADVAREKLAREEPDVFELAKSEPRDAGTDQKSSGIIRLHTIKQIIDRDKHAVLDITPNAVDRLNYAQWYPIVVFLNPDTKQGVKSMRTRLCPESRKSARKLYDRALKLRKNNQHLFTTTINLNSMNDGWFGALKELIQQQQNQLVWVSEGKADGAAEDDLDIHDDRLSYLSAPGSEYSMYSTDSRHTSDYEDTDTEGGAYTDQELDETLNDDVGLPTEPAITRSSEPVREDPPVIQEPPGYAGYSHTVQPDTLNRINPAGFKAPAPQQKAEAAAIPSIPLQPEPLADTVPPAVDVTVKTVGGLSPDEAPAAPHSQPSPSPEVGSLRRPTPELAPQSITPEPLQSGLASSEPKMFQKDPYGSDNTGRVSHSMKPVTYNPQQGYHPDQQPYRDYDHPPSRYDVSSSGGGYPEPKYRNFDSIPPYDNSVPHYDQQQWNPYSQPLPTANSQGYNSRLPYGEGPDSQYTPPVRYDEPPPQQAFDGRPRYGKPTGPAAVRYDDFPPHVPGPEVHYDQDSHLSTYPTASRSPDPAAQRPSYNLGPATQQKGYKPQQYDPIPVNSETNPTPPPKAEAPSPSPADAPKPAPSRDEQQDDDPAMKPQSVLTRVKMFENKRSVSMDRARDINDSTGNRAADLPLKAGGVIPKANSLSNLDQEKTYRAPEPQKPQSKAADDIVRSNHYDPDEDEDYYRKQLSYFDRLQAGPNKPQPQAQTTHNYPRMESVEKPSPAEKKYEPVPQVTPSLPPATLPKPSTEAKPPAREDTVQSNFLPHKSFPEKSPVNGTSEQPPKTSTGAPPATNYNRYVPKPYTTSARPFARMFDSPKFNHNLLPNDKSEIAPKGRTSSPVKPQIPPQPQNTDHDSGLDTFTRTVEHHTKYQHNNINAVPKAIPVSPTALEDDDEEDEGHTVVATARGIFNSNGGVLSSIETGVSIIIPQGAIPDGVEQEIYFKVCRDNSILPPLDKEKGETLLSPLVMCGPHGLKFLKPVELRLPHCDPKSWQNKSLPGDPNYLVGANCVSVLIDHF
- the tjp1a gene encoding tight junction protein ZO-1 isoform X4 — encoded protein: MSSKASNKSAAMEETVIWEQHTVTLQRAPGFGFGIAISGGRDNPHFQSGETSIVISDVLKGGPAEGLLQENDRVVMVNAVSMDNVEHAYAVQQLRKSGKNAKITIRRKRKVQIPVSRAGDRETMSEREEEDSDEEDGYEHHSGRAGQSAYGGASGGTGTGTGRRQDRELASSGRRDRSASREKSASPRSDRRSQASPAPPRPAKVTLVKSRKNEEYGLRLASHIFVKDISPESLAARDGNIQEGDVVLKINGTVTENLSLIDAKKLIERSKGKLKMVVQRDERATLLNIPDLDDSIPSANNSDRDDISEIHSLTSDHSNRSHGRGRSRSPDRPEPSDHLRHSPRQFSNGSHRSRDEERISKSGALSTPVKSSDDGVLSQASDQASSRDDKLLPPLPEPKPVYAQPGQPDVDLPVSPSDAPVPSAAHDDSIFRPSMKLVKFKKGESVGLRLAGGNDVGIFVAGVLEDSPAAKEGLEEGDQVLRVNNVDFANIIREEAVLFLLDLPKGEELVILAQKKKDVYRRIVESDVGDSFYIRTHFEYEKESPYGLSFNKGEVFRVVDTLYNGKLGSWLAIRIGKNHQEVERGIIPNKNRAEQLSSVQYTLPKTPGGDRADFWRFRGLRSSKRNLRKSREDLSAQPVQTKFPAYERVVLREAGFLRPVVIFGPIADVAREKLAREEPDVFELAKTQKQQGREKSEPRDAGTDQKSSGIIRLHTIKQIIDRDKHAVLDITPNAVDRLNYAQWYPIVVFLNPDTKQGVKSMRTRLCPESRKSARKLYDRALKLRKNNQHLFTTTINLNSMNDGWFGALKELIQQQQNQLVWVSEGKADGAAEDDLDIHDDRLSYLSAPGSEYSMYSTDSRHTSDYEDTDTEGGAYTDQELDETLNDDVGLPTEPAITRSSEPVREDPPVIQEPPGYAGYSHTVQPDTLNRINPAGFKAPAPQQKAEAAAIPSIPLQPEPLADTVPPAVDVTVKTVGGLSPDEAPAAPHSQPSPSPEVGSLRRPTPELAPQSITPEPLQSGLASSEPKMFQKDPYGSDNTGRVSHSMKPVTYNPQQGYHPDQQPYRDYDHPPSRYDVSSSGGGYPEPKYRNFDSIPPYDNSVPHYDQQQWNPYSQPLPTANSQGYNSRLPYGEGPDSQYTPPVRYDEPPPQQAFDGRPRYGKPTGPAAVRYDDFPPHVPGPEVHYDQDSHLSTYPTASRSPDPAAQRPSYNLGPATQQKGYKPQQYDPIPVNSETNPTPPPKAEAPSPSPADAPKPAPSRDEQQDDDPAMKPQSVLTRVKMFENKRSVSMDRARDINDSTGNRAADLPLKAGGVIPKANSLSNLDQEKTYRAPEPQKPQSKAADDIVRSNHYDPDEDEDYYRKQLSYFDRLQAGPNKPQPQAQTTHNYPRMESVEKPSPAEKKYEPVPQVTPSLPPATLPKPSTEAKPPAREDTVQSNFLPHKSFPEKSPVNGTSEQPPKTSTGAPPATNYNRYVPKPYTTSARPFARMFDSPKFNHNLLPNDKSEIAPKGRTSSPVKPQIPPQPQNTDHDSGLDTFTRTVEHHTKYQHNNINAVPKAIPVSPTALEDDDEEDEGHTVVATARGIFNSNGGVLSSIETGVSIIIPQGAIPDGVEQEIYFKVCRDNSILPPLDKEKGETLLSPLVMCGPHGLKFLKPVELRLPHCDPKSWQNKSLPGDPNYLVGANCVSVLIDHF